In one Silene latifolia isolate original U9 population chromosome 10, ASM4854445v1, whole genome shotgun sequence genomic region, the following are encoded:
- the LOC141604629 gene encoding uncharacterized protein LOC141604629 isoform X1, translated as MVRQPHTTTATAAASSTTLLLTPPKRKKGRPSLHDLQQRKLFQQQQQQQQQQFRNRNNNHRNEADNNDDYKNKNPQFNPNSDCQPRRIRSSRNTSILPAQFLLGSDSDSDSPNLNNCNSVSGSDSDSDDERVSKKIRRLSSNNKHSKDEKGSKATDTHNETRVVLGGPTNASTSAAAANATALPDRKLLLLVLDRLQKKDTRGVFAEPVDPEELPDYHEVIENPMDFGTVRSNLDRGRYKTLEQFEDDVYLISSNAMQYNPPSTIFFRQARAIQELAKKEFETLRQDAGLSDPPPKPRRGRPPGSRNLKRLLEKSPADNSVAESPPDATTTPTHTPASREDDATRSGSYNLRKGPSLYRFPRKLENSFDFSASSSRYMSTKYGKMPCGSEENRRDTYFSSQFDSDQDCLAAAFGSSDRQLIPVGPSSDHSYARSLARFGADLGPAVWSIVSKKLRSILPLNVDFGPGWVEEIKQSSTQLSPLPDKLVQSSSLLQDTFNNKPHSPLPSGFTQSTFVPKLSASCSENYAGAGELNYNGEWSSLNGINGVIQPGPTSRPTSSSFFNTAMVSSAFENSASAVRSNLHSPPADYHGMMNPETDIGAFGTPYWNNMPIQERCDRLYPADVNGGFQASSSRNSGLPIGSPPQLDLVLQL; from the exons ATGGTTAGACAACCacacaccaccaccgccaccgccGCCGCATCTTCCACCACCCTTCTCCTCACTCCCCCTAAACGTAAAAAAGGCCGCCCTTCTCTTCACGATCTCCAACAACGCAAACtctttcaacaacaacaacaacaacaacaacaacaattccgCAACCGCAACAACAACCACCGCAACGAAGCCGATAATAACGATGATTACAagaataaaaacccccaatttaacCCTAATTCTGATTGCCAACCTCGTAGAATCAGATCTTCACGGAATACCTCAATTCTACCTGCTCAATTCCTTCTTGGTTCCGATTCTGATTCCGATTCCCCCAATTTGAACAATTGTAATTCCGTTTCTGgttctgattccgactccgatgaTGAACGTGTTTCTAAGAAAATCCGTCGTTTATCTTCTAATAATAAACACTCCAAG GATGAAAAGGGGTCGAAAGCGACTGACACTCACAATG AGACAAGGGTGGTCTTGGGTGGACCCACAAATGCTTCAACTTCTGCTGCTGCTGCAAATGCTACTGCTTTGCCTGATAGAAAGTTGCTGTTGCTTGTACTTGATAGGCTGCAAAA GAAAGATACTCGTGGAGTGTTTGCTGAACCGGTTGATCCGGAGGAG CTTCCTGATTACCATGAGGTTATAGAAAATCCAATGGATTTTGGGACAGTGAGAAGTAATCTTGATCGTGGTCGTTATAAGACATTGGAACAGTTTGAG GATGACGTTTATTTAATCTCTTCAAATGCAATGCAGTATAATCCACCATCTACCATATTTTTCCGACAA GCTCGAGCTATCCAAGAACTTGCGAAGAAAGAATTTGAGACATTGAGACAAGATGCTGGACTAAGTGACCCACCACCAAAACCTAGGAGGGGCAGACCACCAGGCAGTAGGAACCTGAAGCGGCTCCTTGAAAAGTCACCTGCTGATAACAGTGTAGCCGAGTCTCCACCAGATGCCACAACTACACCTACACATACACCTGCTTCTCGAGAAGATGATGCAACAAGATCAGGCTCCTATAATCTGCGGAAAGGACCTAGTTTGTACCGGTTTCCTCGTAAACTTGAGAACTCCTTCGATTTTTCAG CATCTTCTTCTAGATACATGTCAACAAAGTATGGTAAAATGCCATGTGGATCAGAGGAAAATAGGCGCGACACATATTTTTCTTCCCAATTTGATTCTGACCAGGATTGTTTAGCTGCGGCATTTGGAAGCTCTGACCGGCAATTGATTCCG GTAGGTCCCTCCTCTGATCATAGTTATGCGAGAAGCCTGGCACGATTTGGTGCAGACCTTGGACCTGCGGTTTGGAGTATTGTATCGAAAAAACTCAGAAGTATCTTGCCTCTGAATGTGGATTTTGGTCCTGGATGGGTTGAGGAAATCAAGCAATCGTCGACTCAGCTTTCTCCCTTGCCAGATAAGTTGGTACAGTCAAGCTCTTTGTTACAAGACACCTTCAATAACAAACCTCATAGTCCTTTGCCATCGGGTTTTACACAATCAACTTTTGTCCCCAAACTCTCTGCTTCTTGTAGTGAAAATTACGCGGGAGCTGGAGAATTAAATTATAATGGTGAATGGTCTTCACTGAACGGCATTAACGGAGTAATACAACCTGGCCCCACTTCCAGACCAACTTCGTCATCATTTTTTAACACCGCCATGGTGTCTAGCGCCTTTGAGAATTCTGCTAGTGCCGTCCGGAGCAACTTGCACTCGCCACCAGCTGATTACCATGGTATGATGAACCCTGAAACTGATATAGGCGCTTTCGGGACACCTTACTGGAACAACATGCCGATACAAGAAAGATGTGATCGGCTTTATCCTGCAGACGTTAATGGTGGTTTTCAAGCATCTAGCTCTAGAAACTCCGGTTTGCCAATTGGCTCTCCGCCACAACTAGACTTGGTCTTACAGCTTTGA
- the LOC141604629 gene encoding uncharacterized protein LOC141604629 isoform X2, translated as MVRQPHTTTATAAASSTTLLLTPPKRKKGRPSLHDLQQRKLFQQQQQQQQQQFRNRNNNHRNEADNNDDYKNKNPQFNPNSDCQPRRIRSSRNTSILPAQFLLGSDSDSDSPNLNNCNSVSGSDSDSDDERVSKKIRRLSSNNKHSKDEKGSKATDTHNETRVVLGGPTNASTSAAAANATALPDRKLLLLVLDRLQKKDTRGVFAEPVDPEELPDYHEVIENPMDFGTVRSNLDRGRYKTLEQFEDDVYLISSNAMQYNPPSTIFFRQARAIQELAKKEFETLRQDAGLSDPPPKPRRGRPPGSRNLKRLLEKSPADNSVAESPPDATTTPTHTPASREDDATRSGSYNLRKGPSLYRFPRKLENSFDFSASSSRYMSTKYGKMPCGSEENRRDTYFSSQFDSDQDCLAAAFGSSDRQLIPVGPSSDHSYARSLARFGADLGPAVWSIVSKKLRSILPLNVDFGPGWVEEIKQSSTQLSPLPDKL; from the exons ATGGTTAGACAACCacacaccaccaccgccaccgccGCCGCATCTTCCACCACCCTTCTCCTCACTCCCCCTAAACGTAAAAAAGGCCGCCCTTCTCTTCACGATCTCCAACAACGCAAACtctttcaacaacaacaacaacaacaacaacaacaattccgCAACCGCAACAACAACCACCGCAACGAAGCCGATAATAACGATGATTACAagaataaaaacccccaatttaacCCTAATTCTGATTGCCAACCTCGTAGAATCAGATCTTCACGGAATACCTCAATTCTACCTGCTCAATTCCTTCTTGGTTCCGATTCTGATTCCGATTCCCCCAATTTGAACAATTGTAATTCCGTTTCTGgttctgattccgactccgatgaTGAACGTGTTTCTAAGAAAATCCGTCGTTTATCTTCTAATAATAAACACTCCAAG GATGAAAAGGGGTCGAAAGCGACTGACACTCACAATG AGACAAGGGTGGTCTTGGGTGGACCCACAAATGCTTCAACTTCTGCTGCTGCTGCAAATGCTACTGCTTTGCCTGATAGAAAGTTGCTGTTGCTTGTACTTGATAGGCTGCAAAA GAAAGATACTCGTGGAGTGTTTGCTGAACCGGTTGATCCGGAGGAG CTTCCTGATTACCATGAGGTTATAGAAAATCCAATGGATTTTGGGACAGTGAGAAGTAATCTTGATCGTGGTCGTTATAAGACATTGGAACAGTTTGAG GATGACGTTTATTTAATCTCTTCAAATGCAATGCAGTATAATCCACCATCTACCATATTTTTCCGACAA GCTCGAGCTATCCAAGAACTTGCGAAGAAAGAATTTGAGACATTGAGACAAGATGCTGGACTAAGTGACCCACCACCAAAACCTAGGAGGGGCAGACCACCAGGCAGTAGGAACCTGAAGCGGCTCCTTGAAAAGTCACCTGCTGATAACAGTGTAGCCGAGTCTCCACCAGATGCCACAACTACACCTACACATACACCTGCTTCTCGAGAAGATGATGCAACAAGATCAGGCTCCTATAATCTGCGGAAAGGACCTAGTTTGTACCGGTTTCCTCGTAAACTTGAGAACTCCTTCGATTTTTCAG CATCTTCTTCTAGATACATGTCAACAAAGTATGGTAAAATGCCATGTGGATCAGAGGAAAATAGGCGCGACACATATTTTTCTTCCCAATTTGATTCTGACCAGGATTGTTTAGCTGCGGCATTTGGAAGCTCTGACCGGCAATTGATTCCG GTAGGTCCCTCCTCTGATCATAGTTATGCGAGAAGCCTGGCACGATTTGGTGCAGACCTTGGACCTGCGGTTTGGAGTATTGTATCGAAAAAACTCAGAAGTATCTTGCCTCTGAATGTGGATTTTGGTCCTGGATGGGTTGAGGAAATCAAGCAATCGTCGACTCAGCTTTCTCCCTTGCCAGATAAGTTG TGA
- the LOC141604631 gene encoding uncharacterized protein LOC141604631 → MATSSSSSSTSSLLCIGMILMLSSFASSIDDKCAACFAVAEELDRGLANEKPRNHLDLRNRLDSKGQRRGKVIDYRISDLRVVELLDGLCDKMLDYTLEKIDSKRKEWIRVDSWENLTINKQEAKAHSKDISSYCGRLLEETEDELAELIKKGSVKQGAVGKVLCEDLSQHCKKTSDSESESDSDSEDSNDEL, encoded by the exons ATGGcgacctcatcatcatcatcatcaacgtcATCATTGTTATGTATTGGAATGATCTTAATGCTATCATCATTCGCATCTTCAATTGACGACAAATGTGCTGCTTGCTTCGCTGTTGCG GAAGAGCTCGATCGCGGTCTTGCTAAT GAAAAACCAAGGAATCATTTGGACTTGCGAAATCGTTTGGATTCTAAAGGTCAACGTAGGGGCAAAGTGATTGATTACAG AATAAGTGACCTGAGAGTGGTTGAGCTCCTGGATGGCCTTTGCGATAAGATGCTAGATTACACCCTAGAGAAG ATTGATTCAAAAAGAAAGGAATGGATTAGAGTCGACAGTTGGGAGAACCTCACAATCA ACAAACAAGAAGCTAAAGCACATTCCAAGGATATATCATCTTACTGCGGGAG GTTGCTGGAGGAAACTGAAGATGAG TTGGCCGAGTTGATAAAGAAAGGATCTGTCAAACAAGGAGCTGTGGGTAAGGTACTTTGCGAAGATCTCAGTCAACACTGCAAGAAGACTAG CGACTCGGAAAGTGAAAGTGACTCCGACAGCGAGGACTCAAACGATGAACTCTGA